One window of Phycodurus eques isolate BA_2022a chromosome 8, UOR_Pequ_1.1, whole genome shotgun sequence genomic DNA carries:
- the tmem131 gene encoding transmembrane protein 131 produces the protein MAAGQEERARRTCSRHFSRRRTLPCLGLLRILFIAFSHTARANKEAFVQCDTILEVLHFGDGGVISAESDINFGLYQQSTAPHRGNCRSIRFEPPMLDFSKQPVGMPKMEKVYLHNPSSEEISLISISATTAHFHASFFQNRIIPPGGNTSFDVVFLARVVGNVENTLFINTTHHGVFTYQVFGVGIPNPYRLRPFVGARVPVNSSFSPLISIHNPYSEPLQVVEMYSSGGDLHLELPTGQQGGTRKLWEIPPFETKGVMRASFSSRDVDNHTAFIRIKTNAPNEDKFIILPVEVEVTSAPGIYSSTEMLDFGTLRSQDRPKLMALYLLNSGTKDVPVTSVRTTPSNEAITIEFKAITLRAGESRYTKVATISFDASKARRSYQFFGKITVKAKEKSYSKLEIPYQAEVLEGYLGFDHTATLFHIRDSPVDPVDRPIFLTNVFGFAIRIHNVSLPEEAKTMFNVQNFSAPVLVPAHKSRYVFSLLFQPVRPSIHIDSNILLITNASKFHLPIRAYTGFLEPHVLPPSLKNNMLDFGIHSATDTSSIVFVVVNSNPIELEIRSWQVTGDSLSMELLKAERGNVTTASNRLRELQNVSASDHKTVIIGSGFYAAFRVTLVAKALEGTYDGAIHITTDYEILTIPVKALIAVGTLTSSPNHLVLPPSFPGKLVHQIFSVRSSFTQKVRLEQIRSLTEDIRFYYKRLRNNKDELEPRRKSKIANIYFDASLQCGDHCYVGLPFVLKSESKPHGLALQEDIWDADVDLHQKLLRRWKELKERSGHMVEAMFEVNTDLQKNVQAKITAELTWPSLVNSTQRITFPLTNTNSSSEREVTLQNPADVPVYVQVLPLGLLPNPSVFYGKLTDRWQPENLSNINIDTNTLEFQVNINQTTAVKSGIGFVEGSSRPFVYNLVLMPREVKSFNVSFTPVRNHSVSSLLIVRNNLTVIDTIVLHGRGATESLKVAGKPPGYDSSLRFKITEALLRECTDKKRIKELTLALKKTFRIENTGLLPITVRSAEINGQACEGFGFKVLNCQEFLLQPNASKDLSILFTPDFTTSRVIRELKLVTYGGSEFVFVMNASLPYHMLAVCAETLPRPPWEMQVCFIVSVIMSSMLLLVIGTAYLEAHSIWESFKRRQSIEPNCTLETGRPFNLRDIVQLHSDSTDSSQTSRGLYTSSSNGAARGGRHGNSRTLSDSDVQDKRSRISLSRPSTSMQGAASAHLSRGGTGASGQEGATLPTDCQLTNRKARGTKADLHGQSLAVSPSPPQRGGADDTEYAHLVHVMDTDRHCPDSLGETLQDQSSQSLHSKVLESKGKLRGKTKAQKKKEEKVKKSMVKTLGDELKDNLVDNDDSSSTTTETSNPDVETSIKEEPVKKKGRTGIPAKGEKEETNFLIKQKPKKQGAAKKEVQVEKPSSLELPYVTPLENKQRKSLAPKLLQPLASIPKTKPLQKPRFEGKLEEGRSTLVAKLLSSSSVQELSHSSSSEGEKEFATPEWDIPICKNSVQADSLQQLSLQTLNADPFLKRSATAGACSPPPTSPNLLSRGSYSSVLNSNSDPNHNKAPGSKACCSTPLPGKNGNPTFAAVAAGYDKSPGGSGLGRVEGQSRSLAHKTSVESDSSDGSGFWSPVDTVGRPGFHSANSFSAFGPNNSFNLTGVFSGMSLPKPSEPQSSWPNFTTVPSSIWDIPSADTLHSWPSSSNSPTAPTSSLLGSSHNPWSTIATFGNSIWSASTESSLRPYSPAANSSTLTDRLVSAPAPSPDMSRTYNPWSMWRPTLSRRSSEPWPSSSEDAI, from the exons TGCCAAAAATGGAGAAAGTTTATTTACATAATCCTAGTTCAGAAGAAATTAGTTTGATATCAATATCAGCGACGACGGCGCATTTTCACGCTTCTTTTTTCCAGAACAGG ATAATCCCTCCTGGAGGAAACACGTCATTTGATGTCGTGTTCCTCGCGAGAGTCGTCGGGAATGTAgaaaacactttatttattaaCACGACACATCACGGAGTATTTACATACCAG GTTTTTGGGGTGGGTATCCCAAACCCGTACAGGCTCCGTCCCTTCGTTGGGGCTCGAGTCCCAGTAAACAGCAGCTTCTCGCCGCTAATAAGCATCCATAACCCCTACAGTGAACCGCTGCAG GTGGTTGAGATGTATTCCAGTGGAGGGGATCTACATTTAGAGCTTCCCACAGGGCAGCAGGGAGGCACCAGGAAATTATGG GAGATCCCGCCCTTCGAAACCAAGGGCGTGATGAGAGCCAGTTTCTCATCTAGAGACGTGGACAACCACACGGCTTTCATCCGAATCAAAACCAATGCGCCCAACGAAGATAAGTTTATCATTCTGCCGGTGGAGGTGGAGGTAACGTCAG CCCCTGGTATTTACTCCTCCACAGAGATGCTCGACTTTGGCACACTGCGCTCCCAAG atCGGCCAAAACTGATGGCTCTGTACCTCTTGAATTCGGGAACAAAAGATGTTCCCGTCACA AGTGTCCGTACAACGCCGTCCAATGAGGCCATCACGATAGAGTTTAAAGCCATCACGCTCAGAGCAGGAGAGAGCAGATACACCAAAGTAGCTACTATTAGCTTTGACG CCTCCAAGGCCAGGAGGTCATATCAGTTCTTTGGTAAAATCACagtaaaagcaaaagaaaagagCTACTCCAAGCTCGAAATCCCCTACCAGGCAGAGGTTTTAGAAGG CTACCTGGGCTTTGACCACACAGCGACGTTGTTCCACATTCGTGACAGCCCAGTGGACCCGGTGGACCGGCCTATATTCCTCACAAATGTCTTTGGCTTTGCCATTCGGATACACAACGTGTCGCTGCCTGAAGAAGCCAAAACCATGTTCAAT GTGCAAAACTTCAGCGCGCCTGTCCTGGTTCCCGCGCACAAGTCGCGCTACGTTTTCTCACTCCTGTTCCAGCCGGTGCGGCCTTCCATCCACATCGACAGCAACATCCTGCTCATTACCAACGCGTCAAAGTTTCACCTGCCTATCAGGGCGTACACGGGCTTCCTGGAG CCCCACGTGCTGCCACCCAGCCTGAAGAACAACATGCTAGACTTTGGCATCCACAGCGCCACAGACACAAGTAGCATCGTATTCGTGGTGGTGAACAGTAACCCCATAGAG CTGGAGATAAGGTCCTGGCAGGTGACGGGTGACAGCCTTTCCATGGAGCTGCTTAAGGCCGAGAGGGGGAACGTGACCACGGCGTCCAATCGCCTGCGAGAACTGCAGAATGTGTCGGCGTCCGATCATAAAACG GTGATAATAGGGTCTGGCTTTTACGCCGCCTTCCGCGTAAcactggtggccaaggcgttgGAGGGCACGTACGACGGGGCCATACACATCACCACAGACTACGAG ATATTAACCATCCCGGTGAAAGCGCTCATCGCAGTGGGCACGCTAACCAGCTCCCCCAATCACTTGGTCCTGCCTCCATCATTCCCA GGGAAACTTGTACACCAAATTTTCAGCGTCCGGAGCTCATTCACGCAGAAAGTGAGGCTGGAGCAGATCCGCTCGCTGACCGAAGACATCCGCTTTTACTACAAGCGCCTGCGTAACAACAAAGACGAGCTAGAGCCGAGACGGAAATCCAAG ATTGCGAATATTTATTTTGACGCCAGCTTGCAGTGTGGAGATCACTGCTATGTGGGGTTGCCTTTTGTCCTTAAAT CTGAGTCAAAGCCTCACGGGTTGGCGCTACAGGAGGACATTTGGGACGCTGATGTGGATCTCCACCAGAAACTTCTCAGGCGATGGAAGGAGTTGAAAGAGCGCTCGGGCCACAT GGTGGAAGCCATGTTCGAAGTCAATACAGATCTCCAGAAGAACGTGCAGGCTAAAATTACAGCCGAGCTGACCTGGCCCTCTCTGGTCAACTCCACGCAGCGCATCACGTTCCCACTGACCAACACAAATAGCTCCTCT GAAAGAGAGGTAACGCTGCAGAATCCCGCTGACGTTCCCGTCTACGTCCAGGTTCTCCCGCTGGGTCTCTTGCCCAACCCCTCAGTGTTTTACGGAAAGTTAACAGACAG GTGGCAACCAGAAAATCTGTCCAACATCAACATTGACACAAACACCCTGGAGTTCCAGGTGAACATAAACCAG ACGACTGCGGTAAAGAGCGGCATTGGCTTTGTGGAGGGATCAAGCCGGCCCTTTGTGTACAACCTGGTCCTGATGCCGAGGGAGGTAAAGTCGTTTAACGTGAGCTTCACCCCGGTCCGCAACCACAGCGTCTCATCGCTGCTAATAGTCCG GAACAATCTGACCGTGATAGACACCATCGTCTTGCACGGCCGCGGCGCCACCGAGAGCCTAAAAGTTGCTGGTAAGCCTCCAGGCTACGACAGCTCGCTGAGGTTCAAGATAACTGAAGCGCTGCTGAGAGAATGCACAGACA AGAAAAGAATCAAGGAGCTCACCCTCGCGCTAAAGAAGACGTTCCGCATAGAGAACACTGGCCTGCTCCCTATTACCGTCCGCTCGGCGGAGATCAACGGACAAGCGTGCGAAGGATTCGGATTCAAGGTTCTCAACTGTCAAGAGTTTTTACTCCAACCCAATGCGTCAAAAGACCTCTCCATTCT gTTTACGCCAGACTTCACCACTTCTCGAGTGATCCGTGAGCTCAAGCTGGTGACATACGGCGGTTCCGAGTTCGTCTTCGTGATGAACGCCTCGCTGCCCTACCACATGCTGGCGGTGTGCGCCGAGACCCTGCCCCGGCCCCCATGGGAGATGCAGGTCTGCTTCATCGTGTCCGTCATCATGAG TTCTATGTTGCTCTTGGTGATCGGCACAGCCTACCTGGAGGCGCACAGCATCTGGGAGTCCTTCAAGAGGCGTCAGTCCATTGAGCCCAACTGCACCTTGGAGACCGGGAGGCCATTTAATCTCAGGGATATTGTGCAACTACACAGTGATTCAAC TGACTCATCCCAGACCTCCAGGGGCTTGTACACATCCTCCAGCAATGGAGCGGCACGCGGAGGGCGACACGGCAACAGCCGAACCCTGTCCGACTCTGACGTCCAGGACAAGCGCTCCAGGATCAGCCTCAGCCGCCCGTCTACATCTATGCAAGGCGCCGCCTCAGCCCATCTGTCCAGAGGAGGAACCGGCGCCTCAGGCCAGGAAGGCGCTACCCTGCCCACCGACTGCCAGCTGACCAATCGCAAAGCTCGCGGCACCAAAGCAGACCTCCACGGTCAAAGTTTAGCCGTATCGCCGTCACCGCCGCAAAGAGGGGGCGCCGACGACACGGAATACGCCCACCTGGTCCACGTCATGGACACAGACCGCCACTGTCCAGACTCACTTGGAGAAACACTACAGGACCAGAGCTCTCAGTCACTTCACAGCAAag tgttAGAATCCAAAGGGAAGCTGCGaggcaaaacaaaagcacagaagaagaaggaagagaAGGTAAAGAAATCCATGGTCAAGACGCTGGGCGACGAGCTAAAAGATAATTTGGTCGACAACGACGACAGCTCCTCCACCACCACGGAGACGTCTAATCCGGATGTGGAGACCAGCATCAAAGAG GAACCAGTGAAAAAGAAAGGAAGGACAGGAATCCCGgcaaaaggagaaaaagaggaaacaaaTTTCCTCATTAAACAAAAACCCAAGAAACAAGGAGCTGCTAAGAAGGAGGTCCAAGTTGAAAAACCCAG TTCCCTAGAATTGCCGTATGTGACGCCGCTAGAGAACAAACAGCGCAAGAGCCTCGCGCCTAAATTGCTCCAACCCCTCGCCAGCATCCCCAAGACGAAACCGCTGCAGAAACCCAGAT tcgaAGGGAAGCTAGAAGAGGGTCGTTCCACTCTGGTGGCCAAACTGCTGTCCAGCAGCTCCGTGCAGGAGCTCAGTCACAGCAGCAGCTCGGAGGGCGAGAAGGAGTTCGCCACCCCTGAGTGGGACATCCCCATTTGCAAAAACAGCGTCC AAGCAGACAGTCTCCAGCAGCTCTCCCTCCAGACGTTAAACGCAGACCCCTTCCTGAAGCGATCGGCCACGGCAGGGGCTTGCTCCCCACCGCCCACCTCCCCCAACCTGCTCTCCCGCGGCAGCTACAGCAGCGTCCTCAACAGCAACAG CGACCCGAACCACAATAAAGCTCCCGGAAGCAAAGCGTGCTGCTCCACGCCGCTCCCCGGCAAAAACGGAAACCCCACCTTTGCCGCTGTGGCTGCTGGTTACGACAAGAGTCCAG GTGGTTCTGGACTGGGCAGGGTCGAGGGCCAATCAAGGAGTCTGGCACACAAGACGTCAGTGGAGAGTGACAGCTCAGATGG CTCAGGGTTTTGGAGTCCCGTCGACACAGTCGGCAGGCCAGGCTTCCACTCGGCCAACTCCTTCTCCGCTTTTGGACCCAACAACTCTTTCAACCTGACAGGAG TGTTCAGCGGAATGAGCCTCCCGAAGCCGTCGGAGCCTCAGTCGAGCTGGCCCAACTTCACCACGGTGCCGTCGTCCATCTGGGACATCCCCAGCGCGGACACCCTGCACTCCTGGCCCAGCAGCTCCAACTCGCCCACTGCGCCCACCTCA TCACTCCTGGGGAGCAGCCACAACCCGTGGTCCACCATCGCCACTTTCGGCAACTCCATTTGGTCGGCGAGCACAGAGTCATCGCTGCGCCCCTACTCCCCCGCCGCCAATTCGTCCACGCTGACGGACCGCCTGGTCTCCGCCCCCGCCCCCTCGCCCGACATGAGCCGCACATACAACCCGTGGAGCATGTGGCGGCCCACGCTCAGCCGGCGGAGCTCGGAGCCCTGGCCCAGTTCCTCAGAGGACGCCATTTAA